A portion of the Achromobacter sp. MFA1 R4 genome contains these proteins:
- a CDS encoding MFS transporter, with protein sequence MSSQTDTISARTIALGTLVVLLAMGVRATFGLFMQPMGLAHGWSREVFSMAFALQNLVWGLACIFMGMLADRYGSGRTIALGALLYMLGLIGTRFATDEATLYLTAGVLVGLGQAGTTFPVILPVVARSVPPAYRSTAMGIASAGGSLGQFAVVPTGQLLISGLDWTGALWVLSMFVACAAPLAYYLRGRPQVHAGPQQSLSTAIKQAVRHPSFHFLFWSYFVCGFHTAFITLHLPAYVTDGGLTAGQGATAIALIGLFNVLGSFYAGKLGGKYSKKRLLAVVYFMRAFGILLLLWMPLSPWVLYAFAAWMGLFWLGTVPLTQGLIGQIYGLRYAATLSGIVFLGHQLGSFIGVWLGGYAYAKTGSYDLVWWLGVALAVIAALLCLPVREQPVTPAQPATA encoded by the coding sequence ATGTCTAGCCAAACCGATACGATTTCCGCACGCACCATTGCCTTGGGCACCCTGGTCGTGCTGCTTGCCATGGGCGTGCGCGCCACTTTCGGCCTGTTCATGCAGCCCATGGGCCTGGCGCATGGCTGGAGCCGCGAAGTGTTTTCCATGGCGTTTGCCCTGCAGAACCTGGTGTGGGGGCTGGCCTGCATTTTCATGGGCATGCTGGCCGATCGCTACGGTTCGGGCCGCACCATTGCGCTGGGCGCGCTGCTGTACATGCTGGGACTGATCGGCACGCGCTTCGCTACCGACGAAGCCACGCTGTACCTGACCGCGGGCGTGCTGGTCGGGTTGGGACAGGCGGGCACCACCTTCCCCGTGATCCTGCCCGTCGTCGCGCGTTCCGTGCCGCCGGCCTACCGCAGCACGGCGATGGGCATCGCCAGCGCGGGCGGCTCGCTGGGCCAGTTTGCCGTCGTGCCAACGGGCCAGTTGCTGATCAGCGGCCTGGACTGGACGGGCGCGCTGTGGGTGCTGTCGATGTTCGTGGCCTGCGCCGCGCCGCTGGCGTATTACCTGCGCGGCCGGCCGCAGGTCCATGCGGGCCCGCAGCAGTCGCTCTCGACCGCGATCAAGCAGGCCGTGCGCCATCCTTCGTTCCACTTCCTGTTCTGGAGCTATTTCGTCTGCGGCTTTCATACCGCGTTCATCACCTTGCACCTGCCGGCCTATGTGACCGACGGTGGGCTGACGGCAGGGCAGGGCGCCACGGCCATCGCGCTCATCGGCCTCTTCAACGTGCTGGGTTCCTTCTACGCGGGCAAGCTGGGCGGCAAGTACAGCAAGAAGCGCCTGTTGGCGGTGGTGTACTTCATGCGCGCGTTCGGCATCCTGCTGCTGCTCTGGATGCCGCTGTCGCCCTGGGTGCTGTACGCCTTTGCAGCGTGGATGGGATTGTTCTGGCTGGGCACGGTGCCGTTGACGCAGGGGTTGATCGGCCAGATCTACGGCCTGCGCTATGCGGCCACGCTGTCCGGCATCGTGTTCCTGGGCCACCAGCTCGGCAGTTTCATCGGCGTATGGCTGGGCGGCTATGCCTACGCCAAGACCGGCAGCTACGATCTGGTCTGGTGGCTGGGCGTGGCGCTCGCCGTCATCGCCGCACTGTTGTGCCTGCCCGTGCGCGAACAACCGGTGACGCCGGCGCAACCGGCCACGGCTTGA
- the adhP gene encoding alcohol dehydrogenase AdhP: protein MEKTMKAAVARAFGKPLAIEEVAVPRPGPGELLVKIEACGVCHTDLHAVEGDWPVKPNPPFIPGHEGVGHVVAVGSGVTHVKEGDRVGIPWLYSACGHCEHCLGGWETLCEQQQNTGYSVNGGFAEYALAAADYVGLLPKNVGFIDVAPVLCAGVTVYKGLKMTDTRPGNWVVISGIGGLGHMAVQYAKAMGLNVAAVDIDDAKLDFARRLGAEVTVNALNTDPAAYLKREIGGAHGALITAVSPKAFEQALGMVRRGGTISLNGLPPGDFPLSIFDMVLNGVTVRGSIVGSRLDLQESLQFAEEGKVHATVATETLENINSVFDRMKKGQIEGRIVLDFA from the coding sequence ATGGAAAAGACCATGAAGGCCGCAGTGGCTCGCGCGTTCGGCAAACCCCTGGCAATCGAAGAAGTCGCGGTACCGCGCCCGGGTCCGGGCGAGCTCCTGGTAAAGATCGAAGCGTGCGGCGTCTGCCACACGGACTTGCACGCGGTCGAGGGCGACTGGCCCGTCAAACCCAATCCCCCCTTCATTCCCGGTCACGAGGGCGTCGGTCACGTGGTGGCGGTGGGCTCCGGCGTGACGCACGTCAAGGAAGGCGACCGTGTCGGCATTCCCTGGCTGTACTCGGCCTGCGGACACTGCGAGCACTGCCTGGGCGGTTGGGAAACGCTATGCGAGCAGCAGCAGAACACGGGTTACTCGGTCAACGGCGGTTTCGCCGAATACGCGCTGGCGGCTGCCGACTACGTGGGCCTGTTGCCCAAGAATGTCGGCTTCATCGACGTGGCTCCCGTGCTGTGCGCGGGCGTCACGGTCTACAAGGGCCTGAAGATGACGGACACCCGGCCCGGCAACTGGGTCGTCATTTCCGGCATCGGCGGGCTGGGCCACATGGCGGTGCAGTACGCCAAGGCCATGGGCCTGAACGTGGCCGCCGTGGATATCGACGACGCCAAGCTCGACTTTGCGCGCCGGCTGGGCGCGGAAGTCACCGTCAACGCCTTGAACACCGATCCGGCCGCCTACCTGAAGCGCGAAATCGGCGGTGCGCATGGCGCGCTGATCACCGCGGTATCGCCCAAGGCCTTCGAGCAGGCGCTTGGCATGGTGCGCCGGGGCGGCACGATTTCGCTGAACGGGCTGCCGCCCGGCGACTTCCCGCTGTCGATCTTCGACATGGTGCTCAATGGCGTGACCGTGCGCGGCTCCATCGTGGGTTCGCGGCTGGATTTGCAGGAGTCCCTGCAGTTCGCCGAAGAAGGCAAGGTCCACGCCACCGTCGCCACGGAAACGCTGGAAAACATCAACAGCGTGTTCGACCGCATGAAGAAGGGCCAGATCGAAGGCCGCATCGTGCTGGACTTCGCCTGA
- the xerD gene encoding site-specific tyrosine recombinase XerD — MSTARQPLASQADIDAFIDAVWLEDGLSANTLAAYRRDLTGFARWLEDPQAYAREMADRHGDDARVAPLPAGPPKPICEAQKADIDAWFAFRHEEIRATTANRRLAALRRFYAWALREHRAERDPCLTLVAAKQPPRMPKTLSEQQVDALLRAPDASQPRGLRDRAMLETLYATGLRVSELVGVRALDVSLNEGVVRVVQGKGGKDRLVPLGAEAAHWIAQYLGSARPELAAGRVSDALFITARAEAMSRQAFWQLVKKYAVLAGVHAPLSPHVLRHAFATHLLNHGADLRVVQMLLGHADISTTQIYTHVARERLKALHAAHHPRG, encoded by the coding sequence ATGTCCACCGCCCGCCAGCCGCTCGCCTCCCAGGCCGATATCGACGCCTTCATCGATGCCGTCTGGCTCGAAGACGGACTTTCCGCCAATACTCTGGCCGCCTACCGGCGCGACCTGACCGGTTTCGCCCGCTGGCTAGAAGACCCGCAAGCCTACGCCCGCGAAATGGCCGATCGCCACGGCGATGACGCGCGCGTGGCGCCCCTGCCGGCGGGCCCGCCCAAGCCGATCTGCGAGGCCCAGAAGGCCGACATCGACGCCTGGTTCGCGTTCCGCCACGAGGAAATCCGCGCCACGACCGCCAACCGGCGGCTGGCCGCGCTGCGCCGCTTCTACGCCTGGGCGCTGCGCGAGCACCGCGCCGAGCGCGATCCGTGCCTTACGCTGGTCGCGGCCAAGCAGCCGCCTCGCATGCCCAAGACGCTGTCCGAACAGCAGGTGGACGCGCTGCTGCGCGCGCCGGACGCGAGCCAGCCACGCGGCCTGCGCGACCGCGCCATGCTCGAAACGCTGTACGCCACCGGCTTGCGCGTGTCCGAGCTGGTGGGGGTGCGCGCCCTGGACGTCAGCCTGAACGAAGGCGTGGTGCGGGTGGTGCAGGGCAAGGGCGGCAAGGACCGCCTCGTGCCCCTGGGCGCCGAAGCCGCGCACTGGATCGCGCAGTACCTCGGATCGGCCCGTCCCGAACTGGCGGCCGGCCGCGTCAGCGACGCGCTCTTCATCACCGCGCGCGCCGAGGCGATGTCGCGCCAGGCATTCTGGCAACTGGTCAAGAAATACGCCGTGCTCGCCGGCGTGCATGCGCCGCTGTCGCCCCACGTGCTGCGCCACGCCTTCGCCACGCACCTGCTGAACCACGGGGCGGACCTGCGCGTGGTGCAGATGCTGCTGGGTCACGCCGACATTTCCACCACGCAGATCTACACGCATGTGGCGCGCGAGCGCCTGAAGGCGCTGCACGCGGCCCATCATCCGCGCGGCTAG
- a CDS encoding DJ-1/PfpI family protein, with translation MSKRLLMLVGDYAEDYETMVPFQTLLTVGHTVHAVCPDKKAGDTVATSIHDFEGAQTYTEKRGHNFTLNYDFDRVEPASYDGLVIPGGRAPEYLRLNEKVLDIVREFDKANKPIAAVCHGAQILAAAGVLKGRTCSAYPACAPEVRLAGGTYAEIAVDQAYTDGNLVSAPAWPAHPAWMAQFLAVLGTKITL, from the coding sequence ATGAGCAAACGACTGCTGATGCTGGTAGGCGACTACGCCGAAGACTACGAAACCATGGTGCCGTTCCAGACGCTGCTGACGGTGGGGCACACGGTGCATGCGGTATGCCCGGACAAGAAGGCCGGGGACACGGTGGCCACGTCGATCCATGATTTCGAGGGCGCGCAGACCTACACGGAAAAGCGCGGCCACAATTTCACGCTGAATTACGACTTCGACCGCGTCGAACCCGCGTCCTATGACGGCCTGGTGATCCCGGGCGGACGCGCGCCCGAATACCTGCGGCTGAACGAAAAAGTGCTGGATATCGTGCGTGAGTTCGACAAGGCCAACAAGCCCATCGCCGCGGTCTGCCACGGTGCGCAGATCCTGGCCGCGGCGGGCGTGCTGAAAGGCCGCACGTGCTCGGCCTATCCCGCCTGCGCGCCGGAAGTGCGGCTGGCGGGCGGCACCTATGCCGAAATCGCGGTCGACCAGGCCTACACGGACGGCAACCTGGTGTCGGCGCCCGCCTGGCCGGCCCACCCCGCCTGGATGGCGCAGTTCCTGGCGGTGCTGGGCACGAAGATCACGCTCTGA
- a CDS encoding thiamine pyrophosphate-binding protein: MPQQDSRLGGHILVDQLVAQGVKHVFCVPGESYLAVLDGLHDADIKVTVCRQEGGAAMMADAHGKLTGEPGICMVTRGPGASNALAGVHIAKQDSTPMILFVGQIERGMREREAFQEMDYRAVFGTQAKWVTEIDQVERIPELISRAFHIATSGRPGPVVIALPEDMLVEAAKVADAPRYEVIESAPTAGQLADLEKLLADAKNPVAILGGTRWDARAVQQFADFAQLHALPTAVSFRRQMLFPADHPCFIGDVGLGINPALLKRVADADLILLVGGRMSENPSQAYTLLDIPVPKQKLVHVHPDTAELGRVYRPTLAINTSPSAFAASLAGLKAPAKPVWAEATKTMRESYLKWSDPETVTTPGALQLGQVMAYLEKTLPADAIMTNGAGNYATWLHRFHRFTRFGTQLAPTSGSMGYGLPAAVGAKRVWPDKTVVCFAGDGCFLMHGQEFATAVQYDLPIIVVLVDNGMYGTIRMHQEKHYPGRVSATQLKNPDFADYARAFGGHGERVETTEQFAPAFERALASGKPAILHCFIDPETITPSTTLEKIREAALKAQH; the protein is encoded by the coding sequence ATGCCTCAGCAAGATTCCCGCCTTGGCGGTCACATCCTGGTCGACCAGCTCGTCGCCCAGGGTGTCAAACATGTATTTTGTGTCCCCGGCGAAAGCTATCTGGCGGTGCTGGACGGCCTGCACGACGCCGACATCAAGGTGACCGTGTGCCGCCAGGAAGGCGGCGCGGCCATGATGGCCGACGCGCACGGCAAGCTGACCGGCGAGCCCGGCATCTGCATGGTGACGCGCGGCCCGGGCGCCTCCAATGCGCTGGCGGGCGTGCATATCGCCAAGCAGGACTCCACGCCGATGATCCTGTTCGTCGGCCAGATCGAGCGCGGCATGCGCGAGCGCGAAGCCTTCCAGGAAATGGACTACCGCGCCGTGTTCGGCACGCAGGCCAAGTGGGTGACCGAGATCGACCAGGTCGAACGCATTCCCGAACTGATCTCGCGCGCCTTCCACATCGCCACCTCGGGCCGTCCCGGCCCGGTCGTGATCGCCCTGCCCGAAGACATGCTGGTCGAAGCCGCCAAGGTGGCCGACGCCCCGCGCTACGAAGTGATCGAATCCGCCCCCACGGCCGGCCAGCTCGCCGACCTGGAAAAGCTGCTGGCCGATGCGAAGAACCCGGTCGCCATCCTGGGCGGCACGCGCTGGGATGCCCGCGCCGTGCAGCAGTTCGCTGATTTCGCCCAGCTGCATGCGCTGCCGACCGCCGTGTCGTTCCGACGCCAGATGCTGTTCCCCGCGGACCACCCCTGCTTCATCGGCGACGTCGGCCTGGGCATCAATCCGGCCCTGCTCAAACGCGTGGCCGACGCCGACCTGATCCTGCTGGTCGGCGGCCGCATGTCCGAAAACCCCAGCCAGGCCTATACGCTGCTGGACATCCCGGTGCCCAAGCAAAAGCTGGTGCACGTGCATCCCGACACCGCCGAGCTGGGCCGCGTGTACCGCCCCACCCTCGCCATCAACACCTCGCCGTCCGCCTTTGCGGCCTCGCTGGCCGGCCTGAAGGCCCCGGCCAAGCCCGTCTGGGCCGAAGCCACCAAGACGATGCGCGAGTCGTACCTGAAATGGAGCGACCCCGAAACCGTCACCACGCCGGGCGCGCTGCAGCTCGGCCAGGTCATGGCCTATCTGGAAAAGACGCTGCCTGCCGACGCCATCATGACCAACGGCGCCGGCAACTACGCCACCTGGCTGCACCGCTTCCACCGCTTCACGCGCTTTGGCACGCAGTTGGCGCCCACGTCGGGCTCCATGGGCTATGGCCTGCCGGCGGCTGTTGGCGCCAAGCGCGTCTGGCCGGACAAGACCGTCGTGTGCTTTGCCGGCGACGGCTGCTTCCTGATGCACGGCCAGGAGTTCGCCACGGCGGTGCAATACGACCTGCCCATCATCGTGGTCCTGGTGGACAACGGCATGTACGGCACCATCCGCATGCACCAGGAAAAGCACTACCCGGGCCGCGTGTCCGCGACCCAGCTCAAGAACCCGGATTTCGCCGACTACGCGCGCGCCTTCGGCGGCCACGGCGAACGGGTGGAGACCACGGAACAGTTCGCCCCGGCTTTCGAGCGGGCGCTGGCCAGCGGCAAGCCGGCCATCCTGCACTGCTTCATCGACCCCGAAACCATCACCCCCTCCACGACCCTCGAAAAGATCCGCGAGGCGGCGCTGAAGGCCCAGCACTGA
- the ybaK gene encoding Cys-tRNA(Pro) deacylase, producing MSKARHVSETPATQFLKQNKVAYTEHTYDYVDHGGAGEAARQLGLDPHAVVKTLVMEDESAKPLIVVMHGDREVSTKNLARQAGLKKVEPCKPDVAQRHSGYQVGGTSPFGTRKKMPVWVEAEVLEYPVVYINGGRRGYLVGIDPKVLVDLLGARPVTVALE from the coding sequence ATGAGCAAAGCCCGCCACGTTTCCGAGACGCCCGCCACCCAGTTCCTCAAGCAGAATAAGGTGGCCTACACCGAGCACACCTATGACTACGTCGACCACGGCGGCGCTGGCGAAGCCGCGCGCCAGCTCGGCCTGGACCCGCACGCCGTGGTCAAGACGCTGGTCATGGAAGACGAATCGGCCAAGCCGCTGATCGTGGTCATGCACGGGGACCGCGAAGTCTCCACCAAGAACCTGGCGCGCCAGGCCGGCCTGAAAAAGGTCGAACCCTGCAAGCCCGACGTCGCCCAGCGGCATTCCGGCTACCAGGTGGGCGGCACGTCGCCCTTCGGCACCCGCAAGAAGATGCCCGTGTGGGTGGAGGCTGAGGTGCTGGAATATCCGGTGGTTTACATCAATGGCGGCCGTCGCGGGTATCTGGTGGGAATCGACCCCAAGGTGCTGGTGGATCTGCTGGGCGCCCGTCCGGTGACGGTGGCGCTGGAGTAG
- the pbpG gene encoding D-alanyl-D-alanine endopeptidase, whose amino-acid sequence MAFSWTRAIARALAPAALAVCALLPPTAQAAKNSDPCKTNAKSSACKAQQAKKAPAPKAGSGKSAAAKQAAPSAKKSPPKSSSAKKSPPKRGSQVAAKGSPSKKAGASGKNGKGGKADKAARGRRVAAAAAASAAMPPPAASARAEAAALRSSTAYVQDLETSTVIFAKNENVVRPIASISKLMTAVVVVDANLPMDEMLEITDEDVDELKHTTSRLRVGTKLSRGDMLHLALMSSENRAANALGRNYPGGLPAFVAAMNAKAQSLGMTSTRFIEPTGLSSNNVSSPHDLARLLRAASQRPLIHRYSTDTEYEVEINNRTQTFRNTNLLVRKPDWDIKVSKTGYINEAGECLVMLARINGRDLAIVLLDSQGKLSRIGDAVRIRRIVQSEVAMASTGAGG is encoded by the coding sequence ATGGCCTTTTCCTGGACACGTGCAATAGCAAGAGCCCTGGCGCCTGCCGCGCTGGCGGTGTGCGCGCTCCTGCCCCCCACGGCGCAAGCCGCCAAGAATTCCGACCCTTGCAAGACCAACGCCAAGTCGTCGGCCTGCAAGGCGCAACAAGCAAAGAAAGCCCCGGCGCCCAAGGCGGGCTCGGGCAAGAGCGCAGCGGCCAAGCAGGCCGCGCCCTCCGCCAAGAAGTCGCCGCCCAAGTCCTCGTCGGCCAAGAAATCCCCGCCCAAGCGCGGCAGCCAGGTTGCCGCCAAAGGCTCGCCCTCCAAGAAGGCAGGCGCGTCGGGCAAGAATGGCAAGGGCGGCAAGGCCGACAAGGCCGCGCGCGGCCGTCGGGTCGCCGCAGCGGCCGCCGCCAGCGCCGCCATGCCGCCGCCCGCCGCCTCGGCCCGCGCCGAAGCCGCCGCGCTGCGGTCGAGCACCGCTTACGTGCAGGACCTCGAAACATCCACGGTCATCTTCGCCAAGAACGAAAACGTCGTGCGCCCCATCGCGTCCATCTCGAAGCTGATGACCGCCGTGGTCGTCGTGGACGCCAACCTGCCGATGGACGAGATGCTCGAGATCACCGACGAAGACGTCGACGAACTCAAGCACACGACGTCGCGGTTGCGCGTGGGCACCAAGCTGTCGCGCGGCGACATGCTGCATCTGGCGCTGATGTCTTCCGAGAACCGCGCCGCCAATGCGCTGGGACGCAACTATCCGGGCGGCTTGCCCGCTTTTGTGGCTGCCATGAACGCCAAGGCGCAGTCGCTGGGCATGACCAGCACGCGCTTCATCGAGCCCACCGGCCTGTCCAGCAACAACGTGTCATCGCCGCATGACCTGGCGCGCCTGCTGCGCGCCGCGTCGCAGCGTCCGCTGATCCACCGCTACTCCACGGACACGGAATACGAGGTCGAGATCAACAACCGCACGCAGACGTTCCGCAACACCAATCTGCTGGTGCGCAAGCCCGACTGGGACATCAAGGTGTCCAAGACCGGCTACATCAATGAAGCGGGCGAGTGCCTGGTGATGCTGGCGCGCATCAATGGCCGCGATCTGGCCATCGTGCTGCTGGATTCGCAGGGCAAGCTGTCGCGCATCGGCGATGCCGTGCGCATCCGCCGCATCGTGCAAAGCGAAGTGGCCATGGCGTCGACGGGCGCGGGCGGCTGA
- a CDS encoding LysR substrate-binding domain-containing protein translates to MRNGIPNLSALQAFEASARLGSFSRAAEELSLTHSAVYRQVASLEARLGVQLFTRVRRRIVLTDHGAEYAGRIRHHLDQIEKDTFGLVSRTGMGRSIHIAVVPTLATTWLIPRLADFQREHGDITVSLSVRTLPFQFKDQPFDGALYHGDGLWPGTQGGLLFPERELVPVCAPQLAARAAQQGGGALSGMTHLHLASRPDAWRQWYAANSHLYGPQAAGGPRYELFTMVMAAVQAGLGVGLMPRFLAQPALDQGALAMPVPQSLAVSQGYYFGYPQRSERSEALKAFEAWLKSAAAGVGERLAGRA, encoded by the coding sequence ATGAGAAACGGCATTCCCAATCTGAGCGCCCTGCAGGCGTTCGAGGCATCGGCCCGGCTGGGCAGTTTTTCGCGCGCGGCCGAAGAGCTGTCGTTGACGCACAGCGCGGTTTACCGGCAGGTGGCCAGCCTGGAGGCGCGCCTGGGCGTGCAGCTGTTCACGCGGGTGCGGCGCCGCATCGTTCTCACCGATCACGGGGCGGAATACGCCGGCCGCATCCGCCACCATCTGGACCAGATCGAGAAAGACACCTTTGGCCTCGTCAGCCGGACCGGGATGGGGCGCAGCATCCACATCGCCGTGGTGCCCACGCTGGCGACGACGTGGCTGATTCCCCGGCTGGCCGATTTCCAGCGTGAGCATGGGGACATCACCGTCAGCCTGTCCGTGCGCACCTTGCCGTTCCAGTTCAAGGACCAGCCCTTCGACGGCGCGCTCTATCACGGGGACGGACTCTGGCCCGGCACGCAGGGCGGGCTGCTCTTTCCCGAACGCGAGCTCGTGCCGGTCTGCGCGCCGCAGCTGGCCGCGCGGGCGGCGCAGCAGGGCGGCGGCGCACTGTCCGGCATGACGCATCTGCACCTGGCCTCGCGTCCGGATGCCTGGCGCCAATGGTATGCGGCCAATAGCCACCTGTACGGGCCCCAGGCGGCCGGCGGGCCGCGCTATGAGCTGTTCACCATGGTCATGGCCGCCGTGCAGGCCGGGCTGGGCGTGGGGCTGATGCCGCGCTTTCTGGCGCAACCGGCCCTGGACCAGGGCGCGCTCGCCATGCCGGTGCCGCAGTCGCTGGCAGTCAGCCAGGGGTATTACTTCGGCTATCCGCAGCGCAGCGAACGGTCCGAGGCCTTGAAGGCGTTCGAAGCCTGGCTCAAATCCGCGGCCGCGGGCGTGGGGGAGCGCCTCGCCGGCCGCGCGTAG
- a CDS encoding ribbon-helix-helix domain-containing protein produces the protein MCEIFIRASEHSYACETRSLRLHGVATSLRLENLFWQVLEELAGRDGMRVTQLIERLYDELVAYRGEAANFTSFLRVCCLRYQLLQAEGRIPLDASVPIRSLNPQAVLDGLPPSLCDAQPVPAKRRAA, from the coding sequence ATGTGTGAAATATTCATCCGCGCCAGCGAACATTCCTACGCCTGCGAAACCCGATCCCTGCGCCTGCATGGCGTGGCGACCAGCCTGAGGCTCGAAAACCTGTTCTGGCAGGTGCTGGAAGAACTCGCCGGCCGCGATGGCATGCGCGTCACGCAGCTGATCGAACGGCTGTACGACGAGCTGGTGGCGTACCGCGGCGAGGCCGCCAACTTCACGTCCTTCCTGCGCGTGTGCTGCCTGCGCTATCAGTTGCTGCAGGCCGAGGGCCGGATCCCGCTGGACGCCAGCGTGCCCATCCGCTCGCTCAACCCGCAAGCCGTCCTTGACGGGTTGCCCCCGTCGCTGTGCGACGCGCAACCGGTCCCGGCAAAGCGCCGCGCGGCCTGA
- a CDS encoding acyl-CoA dehydrogenase, which yields MSSNPSFHWQDPLLLDQQLTEEERMVRDAAYAYSQDKLAPRVLNAFRNEKTDPEIFSEMGELGLLGATIPVEYGGAGLNYVSYGLIAREVERVDSGYRSMMSVQSSLVMVPINEFGSEEQKKKYLPKLARGEWIGCFGLTEPNHGSDPGGMETRAVKTADGYKLTGNKMWITNSPIADVFVVWAKCVGGDFDGKIRGFILEKGMKGLSAPAIHGKVGLRASITGEIVMDEVEVSADQMMPGVSGLKGPFTCLNSARYGIAWGAVGAAEACWHTARQYTLDRKQFGRPLAANQLIQKKLADMQTEITLALQGCLRLGRMKDEGTAAVEITSIMKRNSCGKALDIARLARDMLGGNGISDEFGVARHLVNLEVVNTYEGTHDVHALILGRAQTGIQAFY from the coding sequence ATGTCCTCGAACCCCTCATTCCACTGGCAAGACCCCCTGTTGCTGGACCAGCAACTGACCGAAGAAGAGCGCATGGTGCGCGACGCCGCCTACGCCTATTCGCAGGACAAGCTGGCTCCGCGCGTGCTCAACGCCTTCCGCAACGAGAAGACCGATCCGGAAATCTTCTCCGAAATGGGCGAACTGGGCCTCCTGGGCGCCACGATCCCGGTCGAATACGGCGGCGCCGGCCTGAACTACGTCAGCTACGGCCTGATCGCCCGTGAAGTCGAACGCGTCGACTCCGGCTATCGCTCGATGATGAGCGTGCAATCCTCGCTGGTGATGGTGCCGATCAACGAATTCGGCAGCGAAGAACAAAAGAAGAAGTACCTGCCCAAGCTCGCCCGCGGCGAATGGATCGGCTGCTTCGGCCTGACCGAGCCCAACCACGGTTCCGATCCCGGCGGCATGGAAACCCGCGCCGTCAAGACGGCCGACGGCTACAAGCTGACCGGCAACAAGATGTGGATCACCAACTCGCCCATCGCTGACGTGTTCGTGGTCTGGGCCAAGTGCGTCGGCGGCGACTTCGACGGCAAGATCCGCGGTTTCATCCTGGAAAAGGGCATGAAGGGCCTGTCGGCTCCCGCCATCCACGGCAAGGTCGGCCTGCGCGCGTCGATCACCGGCGAAATCGTCATGGACGAAGTGGAAGTGTCCGCCGACCAGATGATGCCCGGCGTGTCCGGCCTGAAGGGTCCCTTCACCTGCCTGAACTCGGCCCGCTACGGCATCGCCTGGGGCGCCGTCGGCGCCGCCGAGGCCTGCTGGCACACCGCCCGCCAGTACACGCTGGACCGCAAGCAATTCGGCCGCCCCCTGGCCGCCAACCAGCTCATCCAGAAGAAGCTGGCCGACATGCAAACCGAAATCACGCTGGCGCTGCAAGGCTGCCTGCGCCTGGGCCGCATGAAGGACGAAGGCACCGCCGCCGTCGAGATCACGTCGATCATGAAGCGCAACTCCTGCGGCAAGGCGCTGGACATCGCCCGCCTGGCCCGCGACATGCTGGGCGGCAACGGCATCTCCGACGAATTCGGCGTGGCCCGCCACCTGGTGAACCTGGAAGTGGTCAACACCTACGAAGGCACCCACGACGTGCACGCCCTGATCCTGGGCCGCGCGCAGACGGGGATCCAGGCGTTCTATTGA